The Verrucomicrobium spinosum DSM 4136 = JCM 18804 genome includes a region encoding these proteins:
- the tilS gene encoding tRNA lysidine(34) synthetase TilS, translating into MISPSARTHASAALTRLERKARTTLRNLQGQRSELSLDAPQLVGVSGGRDSVALLHFLLLLGYRKLIVCHLNHQLRDAESNTDAQFVRDLAIAHGLGHEEITVDITAEAARTKTSLETAGRDARRAFFEQAAARHDCRNVFLAHHADDDVETILHHLFRGSGLRGIRGMDPISNSPGGLLITRPFLEITREEIDTYITTHGLAFREDSTNAGSSLGAPTRNRIRHRVLPFLKEMFQREVAGTLQRFARLAGRDEDFLQSATSAFLTDHQLLQADRSLTVNSALKTAHPALQSRILRWWLREVHAVPNIGNAEIESALELLSSPRVSRVNLPSQLRLRRKAGRLFLEKA; encoded by the coding sequence GTGATTTCCCCGTCGGCGCGCACACACGCGTCGGCGGCCCTCACCCGTTTGGAACGCAAGGCTCGCACCACTCTGCGCAACCTGCAGGGGCAGCGGTCGGAGCTATCGCTCGATGCCCCGCAACTGGTGGGCGTCTCCGGCGGACGGGATTCGGTAGCGTTGCTGCACTTCCTCCTGCTCCTGGGTTACAGGAAACTCATCGTCTGCCATCTGAATCACCAGTTGCGCGACGCCGAGTCGAATACTGACGCCCAGTTCGTGCGGGATCTCGCCATCGCCCACGGATTGGGGCATGAGGAGATCACCGTGGACATCACTGCAGAGGCGGCCCGCACGAAGACCTCCCTCGAAACGGCCGGTCGGGACGCCCGACGAGCCTTCTTTGAGCAAGCCGCCGCCCGTCACGATTGCCGTAACGTCTTCCTGGCGCACCATGCGGACGACGATGTGGAAACCATCCTGCATCACCTCTTTCGCGGCAGTGGCCTTCGAGGCATCCGAGGGATGGATCCCATCTCCAACTCTCCTGGTGGACTTCTGATCACGCGACCGTTCTTGGAAATCACGCGCGAGGAGATCGACACCTACATCACCACGCACGGCCTCGCTTTCAGAGAGGACTCCACCAACGCGGGATCAAGTCTGGGAGCCCCCACCCGCAACCGCATCCGCCACCGCGTGCTCCCCTTTCTAAAGGAGATGTTCCAACGCGAAGTCGCTGGCACGCTCCAGCGCTTTGCCCGGCTGGCCGGTCGCGATGAAGACTTCCTGCAATCCGCCACCAGCGCGTTTCTCACAGATCACCAACTCCTTCAGGCAGACCGCAGCCTCACGGTCAACTCCGCGCTGAAAACCGCCCACCCCGCGCTCCAGAGCCGCATTCTCCGGTGGTGGCTGCGCGAAGTTCATGCCGTGCCGAATATCGGCAATGCCGAGATCGAGAGCGCCCTCGAACTCCTCAGCTCTCCCCGCGTGTCCCGAGTGAATCTCCCCAGCCAACTCCGCCTCCGCCGCAAGGCAGGACGGCTGTTCCTCGAGAAAGCGTGA
- the serS gene encoding serine--tRNA ligase produces MLDIRLFREKPDYVKERLSTRGAGLSSMVDEVTSLDEQRREAETERQKLQGDRNRISKEIGIAKKKGEDTSAIEAQVRGIGDRIEQIGRDADALDVKQRDLMLGIPNLPHDACPIGESAEQNPEVKVWGEKPTYDFAPKDHVALGAQHGMLDFEAGAKITGSAFVVYRGAGARLERALINFLLDLHTTSHGYTEVNTPFVVKADALVGTTQLPKFADQVYHCQEDDLYLVPTAEVPVTNLHREEIVKAESLPIQYAAYTPCFRREAGSAGLGTRGLIRMHQFDKVELVKITTPETSMDELEKLTANAEAVLQTLGLHYRIIELCTGDVGFGSTKTYDIEVWAPGQGTYLEVSSCSNFGEFQARRMNLRYKDENGKNRFCHTLNGSGTALARLFVALVETYQQADGSITIPAPLQRYFGTEKIG; encoded by the coding sequence ATGTTAGACATCCGCCTCTTCCGTGAGAAACCCGACTACGTCAAAGAACGCCTCAGCACCCGTGGTGCCGGCCTTTCCTCGATGGTGGATGAGGTGACCTCTCTGGACGAGCAGCGCCGCGAAGCGGAAACGGAACGCCAGAAGCTGCAGGGCGACCGCAACCGGATCAGCAAAGAGATCGGCATCGCCAAGAAAAAGGGCGAAGACACCAGCGCCATCGAGGCCCAGGTCCGGGGCATCGGCGACCGCATCGAGCAGATCGGTCGTGACGCCGACGCTCTGGATGTCAAACAGCGCGACCTCATGCTGGGCATCCCCAACCTTCCGCACGATGCCTGCCCCATCGGTGAAAGCGCCGAGCAGAATCCCGAGGTGAAAGTCTGGGGCGAGAAGCCCACCTACGACTTCGCCCCGAAGGACCACGTCGCCCTCGGAGCCCAGCACGGCATGCTCGATTTCGAGGCTGGTGCCAAGATCACCGGCAGCGCTTTTGTCGTGTACCGTGGTGCAGGTGCCCGACTGGAACGCGCCCTCATCAACTTTCTGCTCGACCTCCACACCACCAGCCACGGTTACACCGAGGTGAACACCCCGTTCGTGGTCAAGGCCGACGCTCTTGTCGGCACCACCCAACTCCCGAAGTTCGCCGATCAGGTGTACCACTGCCAGGAGGACGACCTCTACCTCGTCCCCACCGCCGAGGTGCCGGTGACAAACCTCCATCGTGAGGAGATCGTGAAGGCGGAATCTCTGCCCATTCAGTACGCCGCTTACACCCCCTGCTTCCGTCGTGAGGCAGGCAGCGCCGGCCTGGGGACTCGCGGCCTCATCCGCATGCACCAGTTCGACAAGGTGGAGCTCGTAAAGATCACCACCCCGGAGACCTCCATGGACGAACTGGAGAAGCTCACCGCCAACGCCGAAGCCGTCCTCCAGACCCTGGGGCTGCACTACCGCATCATTGAGCTTTGCACCGGGGACGTGGGTTTTGGCTCGACCAAGACCTACGACATCGAAGTCTGGGCCCCCGGCCAGGGCACCTATCTGGAAGTGTCCAGCTGCAGCAATTTCGGCGAATTCCAAGCGCGCCGCATGAATCTGCGCTACAAAGATGAGAATGGCAAAAACCGATTCTGCCACACGCTCAACGGATCCGGCACCGCGCTCGCGCGTCTCTTCGTCGCCCTCGTCGAAACGTACCAGCAAGCAGACGGCAGCATCACCATCCCTGCCCCGCTCCAGCGCTACTTCGGCACAGAAAAAATCGGCTGA
- a CDS encoding RsmB/NOP family class I SAM-dependent RNA methyltransferase gives MKLHRHLIEQIIATLAEIFARGVHADKAIERMMKAYPKWGARDRRFFAETSYELVRWWRWYWYLAGLPDSEYNKVELLNDGKVWRVWAAYWMVQHGEAPPFAECRGSWNATVKSRYDADVLPAIRLSIPDWLQERGSKEFGREWPELMKALNEPADVFLRANTLRITPVELQARLEGEGVESHRVKGLPDALRLSVRKNVFTTQAFKDGLFEVQDAASQKIAPFLEVAPGQRVVDACAGAGGKTLHLAALMQNKGSLVAMDVHQWKLDEMRRRARRNGVSNVEPRLIEDSKSIKRLADKADRVLLDVPCSGLGVIRRNPDAKWKLSEEELDRLEKLQQEILVSHSRMVKPGGKLVYATCSLFPSENDRQVQTFLASHGDEWKLEEELSLRPDREGYDGFYAARLVRKS, from the coding sequence GTGAAACTCCATCGTCACCTCATCGAACAAATCATCGCCACCCTGGCGGAAATCTTTGCGCGGGGGGTGCATGCGGACAAGGCCATCGAGCGGATGATGAAGGCGTATCCGAAGTGGGGTGCGCGGGATCGACGCTTCTTTGCGGAGACGTCCTACGAGCTGGTGCGCTGGTGGCGCTGGTACTGGTACCTTGCCGGGTTGCCGGATTCAGAGTACAACAAGGTGGAACTGCTCAACGACGGCAAGGTTTGGCGGGTGTGGGCCGCTTACTGGATGGTGCAGCATGGTGAGGCACCACCCTTTGCCGAATGTCGAGGCTCATGGAATGCCACCGTCAAGTCCAGGTATGACGCGGACGTTCTGCCTGCGATCCGCCTTTCGATCCCTGACTGGCTCCAGGAGCGCGGCTCCAAGGAGTTTGGCAGAGAGTGGCCGGAGCTGATGAAAGCGCTCAATGAGCCCGCCGACGTCTTTCTCCGTGCCAATACGCTGCGAATTACCCCGGTGGAGCTGCAAGCCCGGCTCGAAGGCGAGGGGGTGGAATCCCATCGGGTGAAAGGGCTGCCCGATGCGCTGCGATTGAGCGTGCGCAAGAACGTGTTCACCACCCAGGCGTTCAAGGACGGCCTGTTTGAGGTGCAGGACGCCGCTTCCCAAAAAATCGCGCCATTTCTAGAGGTGGCACCGGGTCAACGGGTGGTGGATGCCTGTGCCGGGGCTGGAGGCAAGACGCTGCACCTGGCCGCGCTCATGCAGAACAAGGGTTCCTTGGTGGCCATGGATGTGCACCAGTGGAAGCTGGACGAAATGCGCCGTCGCGCCCGCCGCAATGGCGTGAGCAATGTGGAGCCGCGGCTCATTGAAGATTCCAAGTCCATCAAGCGTCTCGCCGACAAAGCGGATCGCGTGTTGCTGGATGTGCCGTGCAGTGGCCTGGGGGTGATCCGTCGCAACCCCGATGCGAAGTGGAAGCTGAGCGAGGAGGAACTCGACCGACTGGAGAAACTCCAGCAGGAGATCCTGGTAAGCCACTCCCGCATGGTGAAGCCCGGCGGGAAACTGGTGTATGCGACGTGCAGTCTTTTCCCCAGCGAGAATGACCGGCAGGTGCAGACCTTCCTCGCCTCCCATGGTGATGAATGGAAGCTGGAGGAGGAGCTGAGCCTCCGGCCGGATCGCGAAGGGTATGATGGGTTTTATGCCGCGAGATTGGTGCGGAAGAGTTGA